The following are from one region of the Chanos chanos chromosome 10, fChaCha1.1, whole genome shotgun sequence genome:
- the znf385b gene encoding zinc finger protein 385B isoform X2 produces MMQSALDMKPFMPFPVDTSSPVGLFPNFNTMDPVQKAVINHTFGVSIPPKKKQVISCNICQLRFNSDSQAEAHYKGSKHAKKLKAQESTKTKQKSAATQDSAKTITTSSTALTASNSDQPAEKSSEHPCTHKAMVSPGAFVPTSASASAVAVPGLCKAVPTPASPPAEPTVPGASLKTASKPAPVAQPEPNLESEEEKAKKLLYCSLCKVAVNSLSQLEAHNTGSKHKTMLEARNGAGPIKAYPRPGSKLKVQATVLKGSGLQNKTFHCEICDVHVNSEIQLKQHISSRRHKDRVAGKPTKPKYSPYNKQQRSSSTLAAKLALQKDLVKPISPAFISTPFSPTSVPSISLHPRPSASIFQTATLPPSFLRAAPGPIRPTTGSILFAPY; encoded by the exons ATGATGCAGTCCGCTCTGGATATGAAGCCTTTCATGCCCTTCCCCGTAGACACATCGTCTCCCGTCGGACTCTTCCCCAACTTTAACACG ATGGATCCTGTCCAGAAAGCTGTAATCAACCACACATTTGGAGTCTCCATCCCTCCGAAGAAAAAGCAAGTTATTTCCTGCAACATTTGCCAGCTTCGATTTAATTCAGAT AGCCAAGCCGAGGCACACTACAAAGGCAGCAAACATGCCAAGAAGCTCAAAGCACAGGAGTCCACGAAAACTAAGCAGAAAAGTGCTGCTACCCAGGACAGCGCAAAGACAatcaccacctcctccactgctCTCACTGCCAGCAACTCTGACCAACCAG CTGAG AAAAGCAGCGAGCACCCCTGCACGCACAAAGCAATGGTTTCTCCCGGAGCTTTTGTGCCCActtcagcatcagcatcagccGTGGCCGTGCCCGGCCTCTGTAAGGCAGTGCCCACGCCAGCCAGCCCTCCCGCTGAGCCAACGGTACCGGGAGCGTCCCTGAAGACCGCCTCCAAACCAGCACCTGTGGCCCAGCCCGAGCCCAACCTCGaatctgaggaggagaaagcCAAAAAGCTCCTGTACTGTTCGCTTTGCAAGGTCGCTGTCAACTCCCTCTCCCAGCTGGAAGCTCACAATACAG GTTCAAAGCACAAAACGATGTTGGAGGCTCGTAACGGAGCAGGGCCAATCAAAGCCTATCCCAGACCAGGTTCCAAACTCAAAGTCCAGGCCACCGTGCTGAAAGGGTCCGGCCTACAGAACAAAACGTTCCATTGTGAAATCTGTGACGTCCATGTCAATTCGGAGATCCAACTCAAACAG cacATCTCCAGCAGACGGCATAAGGACAGAGTGGCAGGAAAACCGACGAAACCCAAATACAGCCCATACAACAAACAGCAACGCAGCTCCAGCACCTTGGCA GCCAAACTGGCTCTGCAGAAGGACCTGGTCAAGCCTATTTCTCCTGCCTTCATCTCCACTCCTTTCTCCCCAACCAGCGTCCCCTCCATCTCGCTCCACCCGCGCCCCAGCGCCTCCATCTTTCAGACTGCTACGCTACCCCCCTCGTTCCTGCGTGCCGCTCCAGGGCCCATCCGGCCCACCACAGGGTCCATCCTCTTCGCCCCGTATTGA